The following proteins are co-located in the Myxococcus fulvus genome:
- a CDS encoding helix-turn-helix transcriptional regulator codes for MRRADRLFEILQVLRRAKGPLTASAIAEKLETSQRTVYRDLAALMARRVPIRGEAGVGYVLERGFDLPPLMLTPSEIEAVVLGAQWVAANADKTLSAAAEGVLAKVAAIVPEHLRELVDDPVVGTPPARHKHPDGTVDLGRLREWSRKQLKLHLHYTDAEGLVSKRTVWPILVGYVTGVRVLIAWCELRRDFRYFRTERLLSVDFLDTPYPERRATLRRRWEAQLK; via the coding sequence ATGCGACGCGCGGACCGGCTGTTCGAGATTCTTCAGGTGCTGCGCCGGGCCAAGGGTCCACTGACGGCCAGCGCCATCGCCGAGAAGCTCGAGACCAGTCAGCGCACCGTGTACCGGGACCTCGCGGCGCTGATGGCGCGCCGCGTGCCGATTCGAGGAGAAGCCGGGGTCGGCTACGTCCTCGAGCGAGGCTTCGACCTGCCGCCGTTGATGCTGACGCCGAGCGAAATCGAGGCGGTGGTGCTCGGCGCCCAGTGGGTCGCGGCCAACGCGGACAAGACGCTGTCAGCGGCGGCGGAAGGCGTGTTGGCCAAGGTCGCCGCCATCGTCCCGGAGCACCTGCGCGAGCTGGTCGACGACCCGGTGGTGGGCACTCCACCCGCGAGACACAAGCACCCGGATGGAACCGTCGACCTGGGCCGTCTGCGGGAGTGGTCTCGGAAGCAACTGAAGCTCCACCTCCACTACACCGACGCGGAGGGCCTCGTGAGCAAGCGCACGGTGTGGCCCATCCTCGTGGGCTACGTGACAGGTGTTCGCGTGTTGATTGCCTGGTGTGAGCTGCGGCGCGACTTCCGGTACTTCAGGACGGAGCGCCTGCTCAGCGTGGACTTCCTCGACACGCCCTACCCCGAGCGACGCGCGACCTTGCGCAGACGCTGGGAGGCCCAGCTGAAGTAG
- a CDS encoding DUF1761 domain-containing protein, with amino-acid sequence MFTLSINWLAVLLSTVALQVLGAAWYMGVIPKPYALALARTDLAGRKPEPLFIAGPLLCGLVVTMTNAVLLRSFHIDTMSNALAFGIISGLGYLVATVFNVAINPNMPRPLLYGVINAPYFLVSNLVSCAILTAMT; translated from the coding sequence ATGTTCACGCTCTCAATCAACTGGCTCGCGGTTCTCCTCTCGACCGTGGCGCTGCAGGTGCTCGGCGCCGCGTGGTACATGGGGGTCATCCCGAAGCCGTATGCACTGGCGCTCGCGCGCACCGACCTGGCGGGCCGCAAGCCGGAGCCTCTCTTCATCGCGGGCCCCCTGCTCTGCGGACTCGTGGTGACGATGACGAACGCGGTCCTGCTGCGCTCGTTCCACATCGACACGATGTCGAACGCGCTCGCGTTCGGCATCATCAGCGGGCTCGGCTATCTCGTCGCGACGGTGTTCAACGTCGCCATCAACCCGAACATGCCGAGGCCGCTGTTGTACGGGGTCATCAACGCGCCCTACTTCCTGGTCAGCAACCTGGTGAGCTGCGCTATCCTCACCGCCATGACGTAG
- a CDS encoding class I SAM-dependent methyltransferase, translated as MTTGTPSPQDQEALWKGPAGHAWVDTREVLEQLFKPFEALFIEAVRAAGAHRVLDVGCGTGSTTLAVARHLGSTGQCVGLDVSTPMLAVAREQAEAQHVAARFIDANAETHAFEPASFDLVMSRFGVMFFDDPVRAFSNLRRAATGDARLCCIAWRSPEENPFMTTAEKAAAPYLTNIPPRIPDAPGQFAFADPNRVQRILEQSGWMDITLRAIDVPCTMPARSLAQYVTRLGPVGRVIQELDEQARAKLVDTLLAAFSPFVHGDEVRLTAACWRIEARAPSVAT; from the coding sequence ATGACGACCGGAACCCCATCACCCCAGGACCAGGAGGCGCTCTGGAAGGGCCCCGCCGGACACGCCTGGGTCGACACCCGGGAGGTGCTCGAGCAGTTGTTCAAGCCCTTCGAGGCATTGTTCATCGAGGCCGTGCGGGCTGCCGGGGCCCACCGCGTGCTCGACGTGGGATGCGGAACGGGGAGCACGACGCTCGCCGTCGCCCGGCATCTCGGCTCGACGGGACAGTGTGTCGGACTCGACGTCTCCACGCCGATGCTCGCCGTGGCGCGGGAACAAGCCGAGGCACAGCACGTGGCCGCCCGCTTCATCGACGCGAACGCGGAGACGCATGCCTTCGAGCCCGCGTCGTTCGACCTGGTGATGTCCCGCTTCGGCGTCATGTTCTTCGACGACCCGGTCCGGGCCTTCTCGAACCTCCGACGCGCGGCCACCGGTGACGCCCGGCTGTGTTGCATCGCATGGAGGAGCCCGGAGGAGAACCCGTTCATGACGACCGCCGAGAAGGCCGCGGCGCCCTACCTGACGAACATCCCTCCTCGCATCCCAGACGCGCCGGGGCAGTTCGCCTTCGCGGACCCGAACCGCGTCCAGCGCATCCTGGAGCAGAGCGGCTGGATGGACATCACCCTGCGCGCCATCGACGTCCCGTGCACCATGCCCGCGCGAAGCCTGGCGCAGTACGTCACCCGGCTCGGGCCCGTGGGCCGGGTGATTCAGGAGCTCGACGAGCAGGCACGGGCGAAGCTCGTCGACACCCTCCTCGCCGCCTTCAGCCCCTTCGTCCACGGCGACGAGGTGCGACTCACCGCCGCCTGCTGGCGCATCGAGGCCCGCGCTCCGTCCGTCGCCACCTAG
- a CDS encoding helix-turn-helix domain-containing protein: MRDLDITEVARRSGVPASTLRYYEEKGLLSSTGRRGLRRLFGPDVLERLALIALGREAGFSLEEIARMFAPDGRLAIDRKLLVEKAEELDRSIRRLSAMRDGLRHAASCPAPSHLECPRFRRLLSAAVSSRRESAVTKDLERAPRKRVPAGRRPRP, translated from the coding sequence ATGAGGGACCTGGACATCACCGAGGTGGCGCGGCGCTCGGGAGTGCCCGCCTCGACGCTGCGCTACTACGAGGAGAAGGGGCTGCTCTCCTCGACGGGCAGGCGGGGCCTGCGCCGCCTGTTCGGTCCAGACGTTCTGGAGCGGCTCGCGCTCATCGCGCTGGGGCGGGAGGCCGGGTTCTCGCTGGAGGAGATTGCCCGGATGTTCGCGCCGGATGGACGCCTGGCCATCGACCGGAAGCTGCTGGTGGAGAAGGCGGAGGAGCTCGACCGCTCCATCCGACGACTGAGCGCCATGCGCGACGGCTTGAGGCACGCCGCGAGCTGCCCCGCGCCGAGCCACCTGGAGTGCCCCCGGTTCCGCCGGTTGCTGTCCGCCGCCGTGTCCTCCCGGCGCGAGAGCGCCGTGACGAAAGACCTGGAACGAGCGCCGAGGAAACGGGTGCCTGCCGGGCGTCGTCCGAGGCCGTGA
- a CDS encoding RHS repeat-associated core domain-containing protein, whose amino-acid sequence MMPAAKHFDLLLGIDIHLIQPPGPVPPVPIPHPHLGLVFDPVDYVPVLGATVLVGGLPRAQAGSSGIALPPHIPLGGVFVKPPANESEIFMGSSTVSVDGDAFSYLGLPVLSCQDIGIPPIPRLKKKKSTKSLVLPTTVVLSIPLPVLVGGAPTVSLMALAMRAGFALLGALLRKVKALRKTRKAQNGVHCTGGHPVDIITGANFDEFTDAVSPPPGLFRWRRHYTTALAAEQGPLGWGFRHEYQHTLRLMRQAWRYENGQGRVIDFTPMGPGEAETLQQGVVLRRLDARRFEVCEADAPRFELELAGAEPLARLRFVRAPDAELELRYRGARLVLLIERTRHGRQRYACAYDARGRMTSLLRLRDGGPPECLASYGYDKQGRLVTSCDAEGGRHALVHDEAHRWTEMTTPGGYRFWWKYDAQGRCVETSGEDGLWWARFEYDAERRQTRVTERQGGVSVFKYDENDTLLERVDPYGGVLRREVDADGGIVREVDSGGRVTRWLYDAQGAHTGLLDPFGQRLPPAEMQADPPGPDLFSHPVTPLGHLLGRRMEELASTATRDLPTLLERVPAELSTVLATLVRAHPSAEEVTAPVREYDRLGRCIQEVDAAGRVQAWRYDAGGNRVWHQDADGSITRWGIGRWNLVVSETDALGHTLHVAHSSTEEVVRVEDAGGAVSEYARDEKDRLVRVTRHGVVRDEYVWDVGDRLVEKRDGHGRRLLKLDYEQEGHLVTCALASGATHLLAFDLEDQVIRASTNAHTVALERDARGRMRSDLRDGLGVVHTVWGHERRTEVLGFTSTVVDEQGSLVHVVDPTGGAHAIWKHSAGWVLREHAQGTRELRQHDDRGWPLATLRWRWTDDGQLQHHGVRYERTPEGDCIGVHDSVDGETLYTVDAAHRLVEEDGPGGRHLYQTDAAGNLLAKPGLRGVVLQEGNRLVEANGERFVYDDRNHIAERHREDGSRVRYTYDSADMLIRVEDGHAEPWTADYDAIGRRIRCGRGARQTWFYWDGERLAAEHAADGRLRIHVYGAHDALVPLLFVDYEHPEAHPSTGRVYTLFTSPNGTPTRIEDARGQLVWRATRIEPHGHVEVDAASTVDCPLRMVGHYHDAETGLFYNRFRYYEPRLGRYLQSDPLGTGGGSNLYAYAPHPLDQVDVLGLVHSKKAKASAKGGKSAKGVTRVETLLTLPIKSRIHKKKKLLAQKKIVYTDLQGRKSTYFLDGKGRTVLSEVPLDPPKKYKKEGVSHIKPDGYQSGIDHRGHLGPERGVANQDLVNVPENVIAEHGTKSNLSVKKRLENKSIATAKTTPNTLFVSEPKYSGSSGRPTEVAHSLLDGSGKPITGHSQVIPNPKT is encoded by the coding sequence ATGATGCCGGCCGCGAAGCACTTCGACCTGTTGCTGGGCATCGACATCCACCTCATCCAGCCGCCGGGCCCCGTCCCCCCGGTCCCCATCCCTCATCCGCACCTGGGGCTGGTGTTCGACCCTGTCGACTACGTGCCGGTCCTGGGGGCCACGGTGCTGGTGGGTGGACTGCCGCGCGCGCAGGCGGGCTCGTCCGGCATCGCGCTGCCGCCACACATCCCCCTGGGCGGCGTGTTCGTGAAGCCTCCGGCCAACGAGTCGGAGATCTTCATGGGCAGCAGCACGGTGTCCGTGGATGGAGACGCCTTCAGCTACCTGGGCCTCCCGGTGCTGAGCTGTCAGGACATCGGCATCCCGCCCATCCCCCGGCTCAAGAAGAAGAAGTCCACGAAGTCGCTGGTGCTCCCCACGACGGTGGTGCTGTCCATCCCGCTGCCGGTCCTGGTGGGCGGCGCGCCGACCGTCTCCTTGATGGCCCTGGCCATGCGCGCGGGCTTCGCGCTGCTGGGGGCGCTGCTGCGCAAGGTGAAGGCGCTGCGCAAGACGCGCAAGGCGCAGAACGGCGTCCACTGCACGGGTGGGCATCCTGTGGACATCATCACCGGGGCCAACTTCGACGAGTTCACGGACGCGGTGTCTCCGCCGCCCGGCCTCTTTCGCTGGCGGCGGCACTACACCACGGCGCTCGCGGCCGAGCAGGGCCCGCTGGGGTGGGGCTTCCGACACGAGTATCAGCACACCCTGCGCTTGATGCGACAGGCCTGGCGCTACGAGAACGGCCAGGGACGCGTCATCGACTTCACGCCGATGGGGCCCGGGGAGGCGGAGACGCTCCAGCAGGGCGTGGTGCTCCGAAGGTTGGACGCCCGGCGCTTCGAGGTGTGCGAGGCGGATGCGCCGCGCTTCGAGCTGGAGCTGGCGGGCGCGGAGCCGCTGGCGCGCCTGCGCTTCGTCCGCGCTCCGGACGCGGAGCTGGAACTGCGCTATCGGGGCGCGCGGCTCGTCCTGCTCATCGAGCGGACGCGTCACGGACGTCAGCGCTACGCGTGTGCCTACGACGCCCGCGGCCGGATGACGTCGCTCCTGCGGCTGCGCGATGGCGGTCCTCCCGAATGCCTGGCCTCGTACGGATACGACAAGCAGGGGCGGCTGGTGACGTCGTGTGACGCCGAGGGTGGCCGTCATGCGCTGGTTCATGACGAAGCGCACCGCTGGACGGAGATGACCACGCCCGGCGGCTACCGCTTCTGGTGGAAGTACGACGCCCAGGGGCGCTGCGTGGAGACGTCCGGAGAGGACGGGCTCTGGTGGGCCCGCTTCGAATACGACGCCGAGCGTCGCCAGACGCGCGTCACGGAGCGCCAGGGCGGAGTCTCCGTCTTCAAGTACGACGAGAACGACACGTTGCTGGAGCGGGTGGACCCCTACGGCGGGGTGCTGCGGCGGGAGGTGGATGCGGACGGCGGCATCGTGCGTGAGGTGGACTCAGGGGGCCGGGTCACCCGCTGGCTCTACGACGCACAGGGCGCCCACACGGGGCTGCTGGACCCCTTCGGGCAACGCCTGCCTCCGGCGGAGATGCAGGCCGACCCTCCGGGCCCCGACCTCTTCAGTCATCCGGTCACCCCCCTGGGCCACCTGCTGGGCCGCCGCATGGAGGAGCTTGCGTCCACGGCGACGCGGGACCTCCCGACGCTCCTCGAGCGTGTCCCCGCGGAGCTGTCCACCGTCCTGGCCACGCTGGTGAGGGCCCACCCCTCGGCGGAGGAGGTGACCGCCCCGGTTCGCGAGTACGACCGACTGGGCCGTTGCATCCAGGAGGTGGATGCCGCGGGCCGGGTCCAGGCGTGGAGATACGACGCCGGCGGCAACCGGGTGTGGCACCAGGACGCGGACGGCTCCATCACCCGGTGGGGGATAGGCCGGTGGAACCTCGTCGTGTCCGAGACGGACGCGCTCGGACACACCCTGCACGTCGCCCACTCCTCCACGGAGGAGGTGGTCCGTGTCGAGGACGCGGGAGGCGCCGTCAGCGAGTACGCGCGGGATGAGAAGGACCGGCTCGTCCGGGTGACGCGCCACGGGGTGGTGCGGGACGAATACGTCTGGGATGTGGGCGACCGCCTGGTGGAGAAGCGGGACGGGCACGGCAGGCGGCTGCTGAAGCTGGACTACGAACAGGAGGGGCACCTGGTGACGTGCGCCCTCGCCTCGGGGGCAACGCACTTGCTGGCCTTCGACCTGGAGGACCAGGTCATCCGCGCCTCCACGAACGCGCACACGGTGGCGCTCGAGCGCGACGCGCGGGGACGCATGCGAAGCGACCTGCGCGATGGCCTGGGCGTCGTGCACACCGTGTGGGGCCATGAGCGGCGCACCGAGGTGCTGGGCTTCACCTCCACCGTGGTGGACGAGCAGGGGTCGCTCGTCCACGTGGTCGACCCGACTGGCGGAGCGCACGCCATCTGGAAGCACTCGGCGGGGTGGGTGCTGCGGGAGCACGCCCAGGGCACCCGCGAGCTTCGCCAGCATGACGACCGGGGCTGGCCGCTGGCGACGCTGCGGTGGCGATGGACCGACGACGGGCAGCTCCAGCACCACGGGGTCCGCTACGAGCGCACCCCGGAGGGCGACTGCATCGGCGTCCACGACAGCGTGGACGGCGAGACGCTGTACACGGTGGATGCCGCGCACCGGCTGGTGGAGGAGGACGGCCCTGGCGGGCGGCACCTGTACCAAACGGATGCCGCGGGCAACCTGCTGGCGAAGCCGGGGCTGCGGGGCGTGGTGCTCCAGGAGGGCAACCGGTTGGTCGAGGCCAACGGGGAGCGCTTCGTCTACGACGACCGCAATCACATCGCGGAGCGACACCGCGAGGACGGCTCCCGCGTTCGTTACACCTACGACAGCGCGGACATGCTCATCCGCGTCGAGGATGGCCACGCGGAGCCGTGGACGGCGGACTACGACGCCATCGGTCGGCGCATCCGGTGCGGACGCGGAGCGCGGCAGACCTGGTTCTACTGGGATGGCGAGCGACTGGCGGCGGAGCACGCTGCCGACGGCAGGCTGCGCATCCATGTGTATGGGGCCCACGACGCCCTGGTGCCGCTGCTGTTCGTGGACTACGAGCACCCGGAGGCGCACCCTTCGACGGGGCGCGTCTACACGCTCTTCACGAGTCCCAACGGCACGCCGACCCGCATCGAGGACGCGCGAGGTCAGCTGGTCTGGCGTGCCACGCGCATCGAGCCCCATGGACACGTGGAGGTCGACGCCGCGTCCACGGTGGATTGCCCGCTGCGGATGGTGGGGCACTATCACGACGCGGAGACGGGGCTCTTCTACAACCGCTTCCGCTACTACGAGCCTCGCCTGGGTCGCTACCTCCAGAGCGACCCGCTGGGCACGGGGGGTGGTAGCAACCTGTATGCCTATGCGCCCCATCCGCTCGACCAGGTCGATGTCCTCGGGCTGGTCCACTCGAAGAAGGCGAAGGCCAGCGCCAAGGGGGGCAAGTCCGCCAAGGGCGTCACGCGGGTCGAGACGCTGCTGACCCTGCCCATCAAGAGCCGCATCCACAAGAAGAAGAAGCTCCTGGCGCAGAAGAAGATTGTCTACACCGACCTGCAGGGCCGGAAGTCGACGTACTTCCTGGACGGCAAGGGGCGGACGGTGCTCAGCGAGGTCCCGTTGGATCCACCCAAGAAGTACAAGAAGGAGGGTGTCAGCCACATCAAGCCGGATGGGTACCAATCCGGAATCGACCACCGGGGGCACCTGGGGCCGGAGCGCGGCGTTGCGAACCAGGACCTGGTGAACGTGCCCGAGAACGTCATCGCGGAGCACGGCACCAAGTCGAACCTCAGCGTCAAGAAGCGGCTCGAGAACAAATCCATCGCCACGGCGAAGACCACGCCGAACACCCTGTTCGTCAGCGAGCCGAAGTACTCAGGTTCATCGGGCCGTCCCACCGAGGTCGCTCACTCGCTGCTCGACGGCTCGGGTAAACCCATCACAGGTCACTCACAAGTCATTCCCAATCCCAAGACCTAG
- a CDS encoding multicopper oxidase family protein: MSRRSMLATAGATLAGGALLLQGGAAQAQTSAPRASPPARRDWQSPGMPNRDYRPVIVPNGTKLPWKLVNGVKVFHMVAEEVEHELAPGLKVHCWGYNGQVHGPTIEVVEGDRVRFYVTNRLPAPTTVHWHGLLLPNGMDGVGGLNQKSIAPGETFRYEFTIRQSGTGMYHSHHDEMTQMALGMVGLFIMHPRRPVGPRVDKDFALMLHEWRVDPGTRRPDPNEMTDFNLLTFNAKAFPGTEPLVVRQGERVRIRLGNLSAMDHHPIHLHGYHFRITETDAGRIPESAQWPETTVLVPVGSTRSIEFVADAPGDWAMHCHMTHHLMNQMGHDIPNLIGVNPGGLDAKVRKLLPGYMTMGQTGMGDMVEMGMPVPTNSIPMSGARGKHDVITMGGMFTVLKVRERLTGDADPGWYENPPGTLAMAASTAELSQDGIDVDTPPKAEPASPGGLAHG; the protein is encoded by the coding sequence ATGAGCCGACGGAGCATGCTGGCGACAGCGGGCGCCACGCTCGCGGGCGGCGCGCTGCTGCTCCAGGGGGGTGCGGCGCAGGCGCAGACGTCAGCACCACGGGCGAGCCCACCGGCGCGGCGCGACTGGCAGTCCCCGGGGATGCCGAACCGGGACTACCGGCCGGTCATCGTGCCCAACGGAACGAAGCTGCCGTGGAAGCTGGTCAACGGCGTGAAGGTCTTCCACATGGTGGCCGAGGAGGTGGAGCACGAGCTCGCGCCGGGGTTGAAGGTCCACTGCTGGGGCTACAACGGCCAGGTGCACGGGCCCACCATCGAGGTGGTGGAGGGTGACCGCGTGCGCTTCTACGTCACCAACCGGCTGCCCGCGCCCACGACGGTGCACTGGCACGGGTTGCTGCTGCCCAACGGCATGGACGGCGTCGGTGGGCTCAACCAGAAGTCCATCGCACCGGGTGAGACGTTCCGTTACGAGTTCACCATCCGCCAGTCGGGCACGGGCATGTACCACTCGCACCACGACGAGATGACGCAGATGGCGCTCGGCATGGTGGGCCTGTTCATCATGCACCCTCGACGTCCGGTGGGTCCGCGCGTGGACAAGGACTTCGCGCTGATGTTGCACGAGTGGCGCGTGGACCCGGGCACGCGGCGGCCGGACCCGAACGAGATGACGGACTTCAACCTGCTCACGTTCAACGCGAAGGCGTTCCCAGGGACGGAGCCGCTGGTGGTGCGGCAGGGCGAGCGCGTGCGCATCCGCCTGGGCAACCTGAGCGCGATGGACCACCACCCCATCCACCTGCACGGCTACCACTTCCGAATCACGGAGACGGACGCGGGCCGCATCCCCGAGTCCGCGCAGTGGCCGGAGACCACGGTGCTCGTGCCCGTGGGCAGCACGCGCTCCATCGAGTTCGTCGCGGACGCGCCGGGTGACTGGGCGATGCACTGCCACATGACGCATCACCTGATGAACCAGATGGGGCATGACATCCCGAACCTCATCGGCGTGAATCCGGGAGGGCTCGACGCGAAGGTGCGCAAGCTGCTGCCGGGTTACATGACCATGGGGCAGACGGGCATGGGCGACATGGTGGAGATGGGCATGCCCGTGCCCACCAACTCGATTCCGATGAGCGGCGCGCGCGGCAAGCACGACGTCATCACCATGGGCGGCATGTTCACGGTGCTCAAGGTGCGCGAGCGGCTGACGGGCGACGCGGACCCGGGCTGGTACGAGAACCCGCCCGGCACGCTGGCGATGGCGGCGAGCACGGCCGAGCTGAGCCAGGACGGCATCGACGTGGACACGCCACCGAAGGCGGAGCCCGCGTCTCCGGGTGGGCTCGCGCACGGCTGA
- a CDS encoding TolC family protein, giving the protein MRRALVAAVLVFTGGCASIQKEKGHAEVATLVEERIGRKTRWNQGTPEDAEVSRHLDTLLTGELTSDHAVEVALLNNPALQATYEDLGVSQADMVQAGLLSNPTFDGSIGFPLTSDGVSETEFSLVQGFVELFTLPLRKRVAQEQFIADTLRVAHEALATAADARKVFREVQARQQLVELRRMVLEASEAAAELATLQHAAGNLTDLDLATEKATAEEARLELAREELALVEDRERLNRLLGLWGGRTQWAIAEKLPAPPGEEATLERLESLAIKQRLDIDAARKQTELMWNALELARSTRFFGRVDVGVHTHRDANGPRLLGPTLSLELPIFDQRQALIAKLEAQHRQGERRLTELSVNARSEVRAARARLLTLRGVAERYQRVVLPLREQVVEQSQLQYNAMQIGLYALLDAKQSQVEAYRAYIETVRDYWMAHAELEQLVGGRLPGGSRATPASPPPSQPPSGHDHGATP; this is encoded by the coding sequence GTGAGACGCGCGCTCGTCGCCGCCGTCCTGGTGTTCACGGGCGGCTGTGCCTCCATCCAGAAGGAGAAGGGCCACGCGGAGGTCGCCACGCTCGTCGAGGAGCGCATCGGCCGCAAGACGCGCTGGAATCAGGGGACGCCGGAGGACGCGGAGGTCTCCCGGCATCTGGACACGTTGCTCACGGGGGAGTTGACCTCGGACCACGCGGTGGAGGTGGCGCTGCTCAACAACCCCGCGCTCCAGGCGACGTACGAGGACCTGGGGGTGTCCCAGGCGGACATGGTGCAGGCGGGGCTGTTGAGCAACCCGACGTTCGACGGGAGCATCGGCTTTCCGCTCACGAGTGACGGCGTGAGCGAGACGGAGTTCTCGCTGGTCCAGGGCTTCGTGGAGCTGTTCACCCTGCCCTTGCGCAAGCGCGTGGCGCAGGAGCAGTTCATCGCGGACACGCTGCGCGTCGCGCACGAGGCGCTCGCCACGGCGGCGGATGCGCGCAAGGTGTTCCGCGAGGTGCAGGCGCGGCAGCAGCTGGTGGAGCTGCGTCGGATGGTGCTGGAGGCCTCGGAGGCGGCCGCCGAGCTGGCCACGCTCCAGCACGCCGCGGGCAACCTCACGGACCTGGACCTGGCGACGGAGAAGGCCACGGCGGAGGAGGCCCGGCTGGAGCTGGCGCGCGAGGAGCTGGCGCTGGTGGAGGACCGCGAGCGGCTCAATCGCTTGTTGGGGTTGTGGGGTGGGAGGACCCAGTGGGCCATCGCGGAGAAGCTCCCGGCGCCGCCCGGGGAGGAGGCGACGCTGGAGCGGCTGGAGTCGCTCGCCATCAAGCAACGGTTGGACATCGATGCTGCGCGCAAGCAGACGGAGCTGATGTGGAACGCGCTGGAGCTGGCGCGCAGCACGCGCTTCTTCGGGCGGGTGGACGTGGGCGTGCACACGCACCGGGACGCGAATGGTCCGCGGCTGCTCGGGCCCACGCTCTCGCTGGAGCTGCCCATCTTCGACCAGCGACAGGCGCTCATCGCGAAGCTGGAGGCGCAGCATCGCCAGGGTGAGCGGAGGTTGACGGAGCTGTCTGTCAACGCGCGCTCGGAGGTCCGCGCGGCGCGGGCCCGGCTGCTGACGCTTCGGGGCGTCGCGGAGCGGTATCAGCGCGTGGTGCTCCCGTTGCGCGAGCAGGTCGTCGAGCAATCCCAGCTCCAGTACAACGCGATGCAGATTGGCCTGTACGCGCTGCTCGACGCGAAGCAGTCACAGGTCGAGGCGTACCGTGCGTACATCGAGACGGTCCGCGATTACTGGATGGCGCACGCGGAGCTGGAGCAGCTCGTCGGAGGTCGGCTTCCCGGTGGGAGCCGCGCGACGCCTGCCAGCCCCCCGCCCTCTCAACCTCCTTCCGGGCATGACCACGGAGCCACACCATGA
- a CDS encoding heavy metal-binding domain-containing protein: MRTFLSVLASLATLAACASEPKRLAPSLDPSNPEAPESPVAPVSSALAAAPPDAKPPRAPEAEKPAPPDAGTPLYTCPMHPEVQSDKPGVCPKCNMKLTPAKPTSGHEGHGEHR, translated from the coding sequence ATGCGTACCTTCCTCAGCGTCCTCGCGAGCCTCGCCACGCTCGCCGCCTGTGCCTCCGAGCCGAAGCGGCTCGCGCCGTCCCTGGACCCGTCGAACCCCGAGGCGCCCGAGTCCCCGGTCGCTCCTGTCTCCAGCGCGCTCGCGGCCGCGCCTCCCGACGCGAAGCCGCCCCGCGCGCCGGAGGCCGAGAAGCCGGCACCGCCCGATGCGGGCACGCCGCTCTACACGTGCCCGATGCACCCGGAGGTCCAGTCGGACAAGCCCGGCGTCTGCCCCAAGTGCAACATGAAGCTGACGCCGGCGAAGCCCACGTCGGGCCATGAGGGACACGGAGAGCACCGGTGA
- a CDS encoding peptidoglycan recognition protein family protein, translating into MSLRLPPSTSTRTTTRAAAATNTVTVPPAGLSKGDTGPKVKQLQDALVKLGYLTAKQVATGPGTFGAQTETAVKKFQADKKLPTTGYYGEQTQAALKKALSGTPTTPTTPTTPGTKPAVISAPSPNSDSRNGADIDTIVMHHTASNDGKADLSWMRNPKSGVSAHYMVDRDGKIYQLVGDDKRAWHAGKSELHGVPTDVNARSIGIEIVNDGSGKTPFTEAQYKALTELTSHLKEKYDVPMKNIVGHADVAVPKGRKNDPAPNFDWARLRKGIS; encoded by the coding sequence ATGAGCTTGCGACTTCCCCCCTCCACGTCGACCCGCACCACCACCCGGGCCGCGGCCGCCACCAACACCGTCACGGTGCCTCCCGCGGGCCTGAGCAAGGGCGACACGGGCCCCAAGGTGAAGCAGCTCCAGGACGCGCTGGTGAAGCTCGGCTACCTGACGGCGAAGCAGGTGGCCACGGGCCCCGGCACCTTCGGCGCGCAGACCGAGACCGCGGTGAAGAAGTTCCAGGCCGACAAGAAACTTCCCACGACGGGGTACTACGGCGAGCAGACGCAGGCGGCGCTGAAGAAGGCGCTGTCGGGCACGCCGACGACGCCCACCACGCCGACGACGCCGGGCACGAAGCCCGCGGTCATCAGCGCGCCCTCGCCCAACTCCGACAGCCGCAACGGGGCGGACATCGACACCATCGTGATGCACCACACGGCGTCGAACGACGGCAAGGCCGACCTGTCGTGGATGCGCAACCCGAAGAGCGGCGTGTCCGCGCACTACATGGTGGACCGCGACGGGAAAATCTATCAGCTCGTCGGTGATGACAAGCGCGCGTGGCACGCGGGCAAGAGCGAGCTGCACGGCGTCCCCACGGACGTCAACGCGCGCTCCATCGGCATCGAAATCGTCAACGACGGCAGCGGCAAGACGCCCTTCACGGAGGCGCAGTACAAGGCGCTGACCGAGCTGACGAGCCACCTGAAGGAGAAGTACGACGTGCCGATGAAGAACATCGTCGGCCACGCGGACGTCGCGGTACCCAAGGGCCGCAAGAACGACCCGGCGCCGAACTTCGACTGGGCGCGGCTGCGCAAGGGCATCTCCTGA